A genomic region of Capnocytophaga canimorsus contains the following coding sequences:
- a CDS encoding DUF6261 family protein codes for MKNFKLIPIHLSSLKNTEFAQLLVRFFEDFEKSGLDLQTDTDFKRLFELIQAKKPTLDEALDQVRGSEESEKIMKADKERDNLLKALRSATNAYKYSTNPKEKDAFATVNLLLSEYKNVENDGYEQATYRLSNLTERLQNEEYKDAVKELSLSKFVSNLASANVTFNELFARRSSKAMQKPSYNVKELRKELTTIYKDLTDYTYILARIRNDDFFTKALGVINNGRKYFADTIIARRNAGKVNSKKA; via the coding sequence ATGAAAAATTTTAAATTAATTCCGATTCATCTTTCTAGTTTAAAGAACACAGAATTTGCGCAATTGTTAGTCCGTTTTTTTGAGGATTTTGAAAAATCAGGATTAGACTTGCAAACAGACACTGACTTCAAAAGGTTGTTTGAACTTATTCAAGCTAAAAAACCAACCCTTGACGAGGCACTTGACCAAGTAAGGGGCAGTGAAGAGTCCGAAAAAATTATGAAAGCCGATAAAGAAAGAGATAACTTGCTCAAAGCACTTCGTTCGGCTACCAATGCGTACAAATATTCAACTAACCCAAAAGAAAAAGATGCGTTTGCAACGGTAAATTTGCTACTTTCAGAATATAAAAACGTAGAAAATGACGGGTATGAACAAGCTACTTATCGCTTGTCAAACCTCACAGAACGCTTACAAAACGAAGAATACAAAGATGCTGTTAAAGAATTGTCTTTAAGTAAATTTGTTTCTAATTTGGCTTCAGCCAATGTCACATTCAACGAATTATTTGCCCGACGCTCTTCCAAGGCGATGCAAAAACCTTCGTACAACGTAAAGGAACTCAGAAAGGAATTAACTACCATTTATAAAGATTTGACCGACTATACCTATATCTTGGCTCGTATCCGCAATGATGATTTCTTTACAAAAGCACTCGGTGTTATCAATAACGGACGCAAATATTTTGCAGATACTATCATTGCTCGACGTAATGCTGGTAAAGTAAACTCAAAAAAGGCATAA
- the pruA gene encoding L-glutamate gamma-semialdehyde dehydrogenase, which yields MGKGFFKVPKAVNEPVKSYAKGTPEREAVLKAYKELWNNSVDVPLYIGADQIRTGKTKNMIAPHDHQHVVGTYHLAEKQHVEKAIATALEARKKWAALPWQERASIFLKAAELIAGPYRAKINAATMIAQSKTIHQAEIDSACELIDFLQFNVEFMANIYNDQPISSEGIWNRVEYRPLEGFVYAVTPFNFTAISGNLPASAALMGNVVIWKPSNAQVFSANVIMEIFKEAGLPDGVINFINGDAAMITETLLASPYFAGIHFTGSTGVFQDIWKKIGNNIHNYKTYPKIVGETGGKDFIVAHPSAISKQVATAITRGAFEFQGQKCSAASRVYLPKSKADEILNFVKEDVQSFKMGSPEDMENFITAVIHESSFDKLAKYIDQAKKDKDAEVFVGGNYDKSKGYFIEPTVIVTTNPKYTTMETELFGPVVTVYVYDDNKWEETLKLVDETSEYALTGAVFSQDRYALNQAIKALEDAAGNFYINDKPTGAVVGQQPFGGARASGTNDKAGSAQNLLRWVSPRLIKETFVPPVDYRYPFLG from the coding sequence ATGGGAAAAGGATTTTTTAAAGTGCCAAAGGCTGTGAACGAGCCTGTAAAATCATATGCCAAAGGAACACCTGAAAGAGAGGCGGTTCTGAAAGCATATAAAGAACTCTGGAACAATTCCGTAGATGTTCCTTTATATATTGGGGCAGACCAAATCAGAACGGGGAAAACTAAAAATATGATTGCTCCGCACGACCATCAGCACGTGGTAGGCACATATCATCTTGCGGAAAAACAACACGTAGAGAAAGCAATTGCAACTGCTTTGGAGGCTCGTAAGAAATGGGCAGCACTTCCTTGGCAAGAGAGAGCGTCTATTTTTTTGAAAGCAGCCGAACTCATTGCGGGACCTTATCGAGCAAAAATCAATGCCGCTACAATGATTGCACAATCCAAAACAATTCATCAGGCGGAAATTGACTCGGCTTGTGAACTTATCGACTTTCTTCAGTTCAACGTAGAATTTATGGCAAATATCTACAACGACCAACCAATATCATCAGAAGGAATTTGGAATAGAGTGGAATATCGTCCGTTGGAAGGATTTGTATATGCAGTTACGCCTTTCAACTTTACAGCCATCTCAGGAAATCTACCAGCCAGTGCCGCTCTGATGGGGAACGTAGTAATTTGGAAACCAAGTAACGCCCAAGTATTTTCAGCCAACGTAATTATGGAAATTTTTAAAGAGGCTGGACTTCCTGATGGGGTAATCAATTTTATTAACGGCGACGCTGCAATGATAACCGAAACATTACTAGCAAGTCCTTACTTTGCTGGAATTCATTTCACAGGGTCAACAGGTGTGTTTCAAGATATCTGGAAAAAAATAGGCAATAACATACATAATTATAAGACCTATCCGAAAATAGTAGGCGAAACTGGAGGTAAAGATTTCATCGTTGCGCATCCGTCGGCAATTTCTAAACAAGTGGCAACGGCAATCACGCGTGGAGCATTCGAGTTTCAAGGACAAAAATGTTCAGCTGCATCACGAGTATATCTTCCCAAATCGAAAGCTGATGAAATTTTGAATTTTGTTAAAGAAGATGTACAATCTTTCAAAATGGGGTCGCCAGAGGATATGGAAAACTTTATTACTGCCGTGATTCACGAAAGTTCGTTCGATAAATTAGCTAAATATATCGACCAAGCGAAAAAAGACAAGGACGCTGAAGTGTTTGTTGGGGGTAACTACGATAAATCGAAAGGATACTTTATTGAACCTACCGTTATTGTAACTACAAATCCGAAATATACAACTATGGAAACGGAGCTTTTTGGTCCGGTGGTTACAGTTTATGTATATGACGATAATAAATGGGAAGAAACACTCAAATTAGTAGATGAAACTTCGGAGTATGCACTTACAGGGGCTGTTTTCTCACAAGATAGATACGCTCTTAATCAAGCAATCAAGGCGTTGGAAGATGCAGCTGGTAACTTCTATATCAACGACAAGCCCACTGGAGCTGTGGTAGGGCAACAACCTTTCGGTGGTGCCAGAGCATCAGGAACTAATGATAAAGCAGGTTCAGCTCAAAACTTATTGCGTTGGGTTTCTCCTCGATTGATTAAAGAAACCTTTGTTCCGCCTGTGGATTATCGTTATCCATTTTTAGGTTAA
- a CDS encoding lipoprotein codes for MKLQQLFFVLSMLLIIGCGKREHQMLPKDTQVALGRLIDSGDPSYDGCGWLIDIEGNVFSVDHLEEEFKQNGLQVKVYYQNTKYHYLCGRGAKPYSVIKIVKVEKR; via the coding sequence ATGAAATTGCAACAATTATTTTTTGTTTTATCAATGCTATTGATAATCGGATGTGGTAAAAGAGAGCATCAAATGCTGCCCAAAGACACGCAGGTGGCACTGGGGCGACTTATTGATAGTGGTGACCCTTCTTATGATGGTTGTGGTTGGCTTATTGATATTGAAGGAAATGTTTTTTCAGTGGACCATTTAGAGGAGGAGTTTAAGCAAAACGGATTACAAGTAAAGGTGTATTACCAAAATACGAAATACCATTATTTGTGTGGAAGAGGGGCAAAGCCTTATAGCGTGATAAAGATTGTAAAGGTAGAAAAACGATAA
- the dgt gene encoding dGTP triphosphohydrolase: protein MNWEHLLTLKRFGDTEKRLRKDQNETRLVFEVDFDRIVFSSAFRSLQDKTQVIPLSKTGFVHTRLTHSMEVSMVGRSLGRTVGGQLLKKYPELHTELGYQANDFGAIVAAAALAHDIGNPPFGHSGEKAIGEFFEHQKGAEIKQYICEKSYKDLCSFEGNANGFRILTETRPGLEGGLRLCYPTLGAFTKYPKESLPEKPTKHIADKKYGFFQSEKAFFAEIAHEMQLKSTANQPNELRFARHPLAFLVEAADDICYTIIDFEDGINLGLIPEDFALEYLGKLINQRIITEKYSRLATKEDRIAYLRAIAIGTLIEDASNTFMKYESAILNGDFHQSLLSESIYKPQIDDIIDISVSHIYRSPEVVEKEISGYAILQNLLDLFYTAIINDETGKTTSFDKLILNGLPEKYQKNGSIYERIMGITCYIASLTDGKALELHLKSLGRL, encoded by the coding sequence ATGAACTGGGAACATTTATTAACTTTAAAACGCTTCGGAGATACCGAAAAACGACTTCGGAAAGACCAAAACGAAACCCGATTGGTTTTTGAGGTCGATTTTGACCGCATTGTTTTTTCAAGTGCTTTTCGTAGTCTACAAGATAAAACCCAAGTCATTCCGCTTTCAAAAACCGGATTTGTTCATACTCGACTCACTCACAGTATGGAAGTATCAATGGTAGGAAGAAGTTTGGGGCGCACTGTAGGGGGGCAACTCTTAAAAAAATATCCAGAACTTCATACCGAGTTAGGGTATCAAGCTAATGATTTCGGGGCAATTGTAGCTGCCGCGGCTTTGGCGCACGACATCGGAAATCCACCCTTTGGTCATAGTGGAGAAAAGGCTATCGGAGAATTCTTTGAACACCAAAAAGGAGCCGAAATCAAGCAATACATCTGCGAAAAATCGTATAAAGACCTCTGTAGTTTTGAAGGCAATGCCAATGGCTTCAGAATACTTACAGAAACTCGCCCAGGATTAGAGGGCGGTTTAAGGCTTTGCTATCCTACCTTGGGGGCTTTTACCAAATATCCAAAAGAATCACTACCTGAGAAGCCTACCAAACATATCGCCGACAAAAAGTACGGTTTCTTCCAGTCCGAAAAAGCCTTTTTTGCAGAAATTGCCCACGAAATGCAGCTCAAATCCACAGCCAATCAGCCCAATGAGCTGCGTTTTGCACGTCATCCGTTAGCTTTTTTAGTAGAAGCCGCCGATGATATTTGTTATACAATTATCGATTTTGAAGATGGTATCAATCTGGGGTTAATCCCCGAAGATTTCGCTTTGGAATACCTCGGAAAACTCATCAATCAGCGTATCATTACCGAAAAATATAGTCGTCTTGCTACCAAAGAAGACCGCATCGCTTACCTACGGGCTATCGCCATCGGAACGCTCATTGAAGATGCAAGTAACACCTTTATGAAATACGAAAGCGCTATCTTAAACGGAGATTTTCATCAGTCATTACTCAGTGAAAGCATCTACAAACCACAAATTGATGACATTATCGATATTAGCGTTTCGCACATTTATCGCTCGCCTGAAGTGGTTGAAAAAGAAATTTCAGGCTATGCCATTTTGCAAAACCTACTCGATTTGTTCTACACCGCAATTATCAATGACGAAACTGGAAAAACAACCTCTTTCGACAAACTTATTTTAAACGGATTACCTGAAAAATACCAGAAAAACGGTAGCATCTACGAGCGTATTATGGGGATAACCTGCTACATTGCCAGCCTTACCGACGGAAAAGCCTTAGAACTTCATCTGAAAAGTTTAGGCAGATTGTAA
- a CDS encoding DUF2147 domain-containing protein: protein MKKIHLLTFLLAAFTFTTQAQSVLGKWKTIDDETGKEKSIVQIYEEKGIVYGKIVSLLEKDKKSLKCTACTGNDKNKPLEGLVIIKDLQKDGDQWNGGKILDPKTGKQYKCYITLEDANKLKVRGYIGVALMGRTQYWHRVE, encoded by the coding sequence ATGAAAAAAATACATTTACTTACCTTTTTATTGGCAGCTTTTACTTTCACCACTCAAGCTCAGAGCGTTTTAGGAAAATGGAAAACCATTGACGATGAAACCGGTAAAGAAAAATCTATCGTACAAATCTATGAAGAAAAAGGTATCGTTTATGGAAAGATTGTTTCCTTGCTTGAAAAAGACAAAAAAAGTTTAAAATGCACCGCTTGTACCGGAAATGACAAAAACAAACCCTTAGAGGGACTCGTCATCATAAAAGACCTTCAAAAAGATGGCGATCAATGGAACGGTGGAAAGATTTTAGACCCTAAAACTGGCAAACAATACAAGTGTTACATCACTTTGGAAGATGCAAACAAACTCAAAGTAAGAGGATACATTGGCGTAGCACTAATGGGAAGAACCCAATACTGGCATCGTGTGGAGTAA
- a CDS encoding biotin--[acetyl-CoA-carboxylase] ligase — MEIIKLNAIDSTNGFLKKMAYEQPNLSNFLTIWTPMQTAGVGQYGAKWNSEPNKNLTFSTLCLFNRLETKHFFLLNMLVSLAIHKALETLEIPQLSIKWPNDILSSKYKLGGILIENVIRSGYIEKSIVGIGLNINQTEFNGLPKASSLKKITGLTYEIEPLMQSILKNLEAHLAKVEQLSFESVYPLYKRHLFRIDQVSAFRPHLGNDFSGIIRGVLPSGKLVVQNEDDQMLTFSLKEIELLY; from the coding sequence ATGGAAATTATCAAACTTAATGCCATAGATTCCACCAATGGGTTTTTGAAAAAAATGGCATACGAGCAGCCTAATTTGTCAAACTTTTTAACCATTTGGACACCTATGCAAACTGCCGGTGTAGGGCAGTACGGCGCAAAATGGAATTCTGAACCTAATAAAAACCTCACTTTTAGCACACTATGCTTATTTAATAGATTAGAAACAAAACATTTTTTCCTACTCAATATGCTAGTTTCTTTAGCAATTCACAAGGCTTTGGAAACGCTAGAAATTCCACAACTAAGCATTAAATGGCCTAATGACATTTTGTCATCAAAATATAAATTGGGAGGCATTCTCATCGAAAATGTAATTCGTAGCGGATACATCGAAAAGAGCATCGTGGGTATTGGCTTGAATATAAATCAAACCGAGTTTAATGGTTTACCCAAGGCAAGTTCACTAAAAAAAATTACCGGACTTACCTACGAGATTGAACCCTTAATGCAAAGTATCCTCAAAAACTTAGAAGCGCATTTAGCTAAAGTTGAGCAGCTAAGCTTCGAATCGGTTTACCCCTTGTATAAGCGTCATTTGTTTCGCATAGACCAAGTTTCGGCTTTTCGACCCCATTTAGGTAATGATTTCTCTGGGATAATACGAGGCGTTTTACCCTCAGGAAAACTCGTTGTACAAAATGAAGACGATCAAATGCTAACTTTCTCTTTGAAAGAAATTGAGCTACTTTATTAG
- the rsfS gene encoding ribosome silencing factor has product MTSSKEAQTDQLITHILKGIEKVKGNNITIMDLRGIENTVCDYFILCDGNSNTQVAAISGSVQKVVSKDINQKPWHVEGEANAEWILMDYVDVVVHIFQKPLRERYDIEGLWGDAKITQIETNN; this is encoded by the coding sequence ATGACATCAAGCAAAGAAGCACAGACAGATCAACTTATAACACATATTCTCAAAGGGATAGAAAAAGTTAAAGGCAATAACATTACCATAATGGATTTACGAGGTATTGAAAATACCGTTTGTGATTATTTTATTTTGTGTGACGGAAATTCCAACACTCAAGTAGCAGCTATTTCGGGTTCGGTACAGAAAGTGGTAAGTAAAGATATTAACCAAAAACCTTGGCACGTGGAAGGAGAAGCCAATGCTGAGTGGATTTTGATGGATTATGTTGATGTAGTGGTACATATCTTCCAAAAACCATTGCGTGAAAGATACGATATTGAAGGGCTTTGGGGCGATGCTAAAATAACTCAAATAGAAACAAACAATTAA